The Yoonia sp. SS1-5 genome contains a region encoding:
- a CDS encoding DUF2125 domain-containing protein yields the protein MTNSKGLRSAVCIAAIFAGGAAHADVTAAQVWEDWKSQIALYGEDSLTIGSEDASGDTLTVRDLAINMSDDDVTVNAALGDITFEEQGDGSVKVTMSESYPILITPVTGAVVTIDVSQSGLEMIVSGDPDAMRYDVSADSYKVALRDVVDGDITFTGDAQLTANDLDATYTSATGDLREITYDATLASVDFLVDIQVPGAEGEYVVASGKIAGMAMEGDMALPLDADFDNPDDLFTNGFAFSGGYTVDRADYVFDINADGDQLAGSVSTGNTNLNAQMSAEIIGYDATTTDVAVNIASGDLPFPVEVSMAEYGFGLEMPVAKADAPSDFRFSFDFIDIVLNDMVWDMFDPGTVLPRDPSTLQFALSGQARPLFDVMDPAQADAMNDADMPFELNAVNLDALKIALAGALITGEGAFTFDNSDLTTFDGFPRPEGDVVIQGSGINGLIDNLVAMGLLPEDQVMGGRMMLGMFTQVTGDDQLETKLEVNADGQVLANGQRIR from the coding sequence ATGACCAATTCAAAAGGGTTGCGCAGCGCAGTCTGCATCGCCGCAATTTTCGCGGGAGGGGCAGCACATGCAGATGTCACCGCGGCCCAGGTCTGGGAAGACTGGAAGTCGCAGATCGCCCTTTACGGCGAAGACAGCCTGACCATCGGATCCGAAGACGCGTCAGGCGACACGCTGACAGTGCGGGATCTGGCGATCAACATGTCCGATGACGACGTCACCGTGAATGCGGCCTTGGGTGACATCACGTTCGAAGAGCAGGGCGATGGCAGCGTCAAGGTCACCATGTCCGAAAGCTACCCGATCCTGATCACCCCGGTCACCGGCGCGGTCGTCACAATTGACGTCAGCCAGTCCGGCCTTGAGATGATCGTCAGCGGTGATCCTGACGCGATGCGCTATGACGTCTCGGCAGACAGCTATAAGGTGGCCCTGCGTGACGTTGTCGATGGCGACATCACCTTTACCGGCGATGCACAGCTGACTGCAAATGATCTGGACGCGACATATACATCGGCAACCGGTGATCTGCGCGAGATCACCTATGACGCCACATTGGCGTCCGTGGATTTCCTGGTCGATATTCAGGTTCCGGGTGCAGAGGGCGAATATGTCGTGGCCAGCGGCAAGATCGCAGGGATGGCCATGGAAGGCGACATGGCACTGCCGCTTGATGCGGATTTCGACAACCCGGACGACCTGTTCACAAACGGTTTCGCCTTTTCCGGCGGATACACCGTGGACCGGGCCGACTATGTCTTTGATATCAACGCAGATGGCGACCAGCTGGCCGGGTCTGTCAGCACTGGCAACACGAACCTGAACGCCCAAATGAGCGCCGAGATCATCGGCTATGACGCCACGACCACCGATGTTGCCGTCAACATCGCCAGCGGTGATCTGCCTTTCCCGGTCGAGGTCAGCATGGCCGAATACGGATTTGGCCTGGAAATGCCCGTTGCAAAGGCTGATGCGCCATCCGACTTCCGGTTCAGCTTTGATTTCATTGATATCGTGCTCAATGACATGGTCTGGGACATGTTTGATCCAGGCACCGTGCTGCCCCGCGATCCTTCAACGTTGCAATTTGCCCTCAGCGGGCAGGCCCGCCCCCTATTCGACGTCATGGACCCTGCACAGGCCGATGCCATGAATGACGCCGACATGCCGTTCGAGTTGAACGCGGTCAATCTGGACGCGCTCAAGATCGCGCTGGCTGGCGCGTTGATCACGGGCGAAGGGGCCTTTACCTTCGACAATTCGGATCTGACCACGTTTGACGGGTTCCCCCGCCCCGAGGGTGATGTTGTCATTCAAGGCAGCGGCATCAACGGATTGATCGACAATCTTGTCGCCATGGGCCTTCTACCGGAAGATCAGGTCATGGGTGGCCGCATGATGCTTGGCATGTTCACGCAGGTTACCGGCGATGACCAGTTGGAAACCAAGCTTGAAGTCAACGCAGACGGCCAAGTTCTGGCCAATGGTCAGCGCATCCGATAG
- a CDS encoding SDR family NAD(P)-dependent oxidoreductase encodes MDMVGKTVLITGASRGIGAAAARAFAAAGANVALVARSTDAIADIAGEIGEKALAIPCDVSRYAEVESAIAATARTFGGLDVLINNAGIIDPIGHLSQADPDAWARAIDINLKGVMHGMRAAMPGMIAQGGGTIITVSSGAAHGPVEGWTAYCSSKAGAYMLTRAADKEARTAGLRIMGLSPGTVATQMQREIKASGINPVSQLDWSDHIPPEWPAQALLWMCSQDADPYLGTDVSLRDDDIRRKVGLL; translated from the coding sequence ATGGATATGGTGGGGAAAACCGTACTGATAACCGGGGCAAGCCGGGGGATTGGCGCCGCGGCAGCGCGGGCCTTTGCGGCGGCGGGCGCCAATGTGGCGCTGGTTGCGCGCAGTACCGATGCAATCGCCGATATTGCGGGCGAGATTGGCGAAAAGGCGCTGGCCATTCCATGTGATGTGTCCCGCTATGCCGAGGTGGAATCCGCCATTGCGGCCACGGCCCGTACCTTTGGCGGATTGGATGTGCTGATCAACAATGCCGGTATCATTGATCCTATCGGGCATCTGTCGCAGGCCGACCCCGATGCCTGGGCGCGCGCTATTGATATCAACCTCAAAGGGGTGATGCATGGTATGCGGGCCGCCATGCCGGGTATGATTGCCCAAGGCGGGGGGACGATCATCACGGTGTCGTCCGGGGCTGCACATGGCCCGGTTGAAGGGTGGACCGCCTATTGCAGCAGCAAGGCAGGCGCCTACATGCTGACCCGGGCTGCGGATAAAGAGGCCCGGACTGCCGGGCTGCGGATCATGGGGCTTTCGCCGGGGACGGTAGCGACCCAGATGCAGCGCGAGATCAAGGCATCCGGGATCAATCCGGTCAGTCAATTGGACTGGTCCGATCATATCCCGCCCGAATGGCCAGCCCAGGCGCTGTTGTGGATGTGCAGCCAGGACGCCGACCCCTATCTGGGGACGGATGTCAGCCTGCGCGACGACGATATCCGGCGCAAAGTCGGGCTGCTATGA
- a CDS encoding enoyl-CoA hydratase/isomerase family protein — MIEQTQEGDLRIVTINRPDKAGALTRDMLVTLAEIAEQSQAVKALIITGTGPVFSAGADLAASRAGLATDPVWERLSSAIAGLPGLTIAALNGTAAGGALGMVLACDLRIAVASANIFYPVMKLGFLPQPSDPPRMRALIGPARSKMILMAGKKIPATQAQDWGLIDQISEPATLLTDARALCADALQADPAHIEGIKRLIAVR; from the coding sequence ATGATCGAGCAGACCCAAGAGGGCGACCTGCGGATCGTGACGATCAACCGGCCTGACAAGGCCGGTGCGCTGACCCGCGACATGCTTGTGACCCTGGCCGAGATCGCCGAACAATCACAGGCGGTCAAAGCCTTGATCATCACGGGGACCGGGCCGGTTTTCAGTGCCGGGGCCGATCTTGCCGCGTCGCGGGCCGGTCTTGCGACCGATCCGGTGTGGGAACGTCTTTCATCCGCGATTGCGGGGCTTCCCGGCCTGACGATAGCCGCCTTGAACGGTACAGCCGCCGGTGGGGCCTTGGGAATGGTGTTGGCCTGTGATCTGCGGATCGCCGTTGCAAGCGCCAATATATTCTACCCGGTGATGAAGCTTGGATTTCTGCCGCAACCCTCCGATCCGCCGCGGATGCGCGCGCTGATCGGCCCGGCCCGCAGCAAGATGATCCTGATGGCGGGCAAAAAGATACCGGCGACCCAGGCGCAGGATTGGGGGCTGATTGACCAGATCAGTGAGCCTGCGACGTTGCTGACAGACGCGCGGGCCCTTTGCGCCGATGCGCTGCAGGCCGATCCCGCCCATATTGAAGGCATCAAGCGTCTGATTGCCGTCCGTTGA
- a CDS encoding TIGR03862 family flavoprotein has protein sequence MTHALVIGAGPAGLMAAEVLADAGHAVTIADAMPSFGRKFLMAGKSGLNITKDEPADRFLAAYGDVPSALRDAVARFGPDDVIKWVEGLGQAHFTGSTGRVFPQTMKASPLLRSWLQRLGRMGAVQQRRWRWVGWDGTAIAFETPDGRMTVDPDVTILALGGASWAKLGANGDWSKLLPDDVVPFQPANFGLAVPWSSYVQPHFGSPIKSVMMQAATLRTRGECVLTSHGLEGGGIYMLGPALREGHPLIIDLKPDWSLEKLRVALAKPRGKNSLSNHLRKTVRLEPAQIALLAEFGRPYPDDLGGLIKGLPIPHDGPRPMDEAISTAGGVRFDALTGDLMLSARPGVFCAGEMLDWEAPTGGYLITACLATGRHAALGACRFLAGRD, from the coding sequence TTGACACATGCCTTGGTGATTGGGGCCGGTCCGGCAGGGCTTATGGCGGCAGAGGTCCTGGCGGATGCAGGGCATGCGGTCACCATTGCCGACGCCATGCCATCCTTTGGACGGAAATTCCTGATGGCGGGCAAATCGGGCCTGAACATCACCAAGGACGAACCGGCAGATAGGTTCCTTGCCGCATATGGCGATGTACCTTCGGCGTTGCGCGACGCGGTGGCCCGTTTCGGCCCTGACGACGTGATCAAATGGGTCGAAGGGTTGGGGCAGGCGCATTTTACCGGCTCTACCGGGCGGGTTTTCCCGCAAACCATGAAGGCGTCACCCTTGCTGCGCAGTTGGTTGCAGCGGTTGGGGCGCATGGGTGCTGTGCAACAGCGGCGCTGGCGCTGGGTCGGGTGGGACGGCACAGCCATTGCGTTTGAAACGCCCGACGGCCGGATGACCGTTGACCCGGATGTGACCATATTGGCGCTGGGCGGTGCAAGCTGGGCGAAATTGGGTGCCAATGGCGATTGGTCAAAGTTGCTGCCCGACGATGTCGTGCCATTTCAGCCTGCGAATTTCGGATTGGCGGTGCCTTGGTCCAGCTACGTGCAGCCGCATTTTGGCAGCCCGATCAAATCGGTCATGATGCAGGCAGCGACCCTGCGCACCCGTGGTGAGTGTGTCTTGACATCCCATGGGCTTGAGGGGGGCGGCATCTACATGCTGGGACCTGCCCTGCGAGAGGGCCACCCGTTGATCATCGACCTCAAACCGGACTGGTCGCTTGAAAAGCTGCGTGTCGCGCTGGCCAAACCGCGCGGCAAGAACAGCCTGTCGAACCACCTTCGCAAGACCGTTCGGCTTGAGCCTGCGCAAATCGCACTTTTGGCCGAGTTCGGTCGCCCCTATCCGGATGATCTGGGCGGGTTGATCAAGGGCCTGCCGATACCGCATGACGGCCCGCGGCCCATGGACGAGGCGATCTCAACAGCCGGCGGTGTTCGGTTTGACGCATTGACTGGTGATTTGATGCTGTCGGCCCGCCCAGGTGTCTTTTGTGCAGGCGAGATGCTGGATTGGGAGGCACCGACCGGCGGCTACCTGATCACCGCATGTCTGGCCACGGGACGGCATGCAGCGCTGGGCGCGTGCCGGTTTCTGGCTGGGCGAGATTAG
- a CDS encoding YjbH domain-containing protein, which translates to MPKRIHLAPTVAVAASMVAGSAGGQDVSATYSLYGTPGLLETPTAQSAPENEVAATFAYTDTYLRSTLTFQITKRLSGSFRYSNVDLYDDPFVGSVDRDLERGFDLQYRFNNEGQYLPAMAIGLRDFLTPGRFQSEYLVASKSVGDALIVSAGLGWGQLATADGFDSPFGSRSVAEPSGQLGPDAWFRGDAALFGGFEYQINDRWGVKAEYSTIAYPEVGNGVAIPVESPYNYGLTYRPREGVQLGLSYLYGTQVGISGSFALNPNRRPGSSGTERAPAPIKVRSADARAAQSWDRAAVPENAIATALSALLKTEGITLSGVDISDTTARIRYTNGRYRSEAQAAGRVARMATQVVPDSVKTFVLEPQRRGIPLSAIRIARSDLEQLENRAGGTDAILSRAEFDDAGPTADLRMVDREGSSFAWGLGPYFRLNPFSGNGSVDLDIGLSLRGVYTIRPNMVLSGAIEQSLLEPEDDPAGVDATPDVQNVRSDGSRYGNDGVPVLSSLTFSHFARPGTDLYSRVSVGYLERFFGGVSGELLWKPVNSSLGLGVEINQVAQRDSDMRFGFEEYDYDVTTGHVSAYYDFGNGYHAQVDAGRYLAGDWGATISVDREFDNGWVIGAYVTQTDLAYEDFGSGSYNKGVQVTVPQDFFTGSPTRGSYANTFRTRAGDGGARLQVDGRLYDVVRDGHLADLSDTWGRFWR; encoded by the coding sequence ATGCCAAAGCGCATCCATCTTGCGCCGACGGTTGCGGTTGCGGCCAGTATGGTGGCTGGATCAGCCGGGGGGCAGGACGTTTCGGCGACCTATTCGCTTTACGGGACACCCGGGCTTCTGGAAACGCCAACAGCACAAAGCGCCCCCGAGAACGAGGTTGCGGCAACCTTTGCCTATACGGATACCTATCTGCGCTCGACCCTCACATTTCAGATTACCAAGCGCCTTTCCGGCAGCTTTCGCTATTCCAATGTCGATCTTTACGATGATCCGTTTGTCGGGTCGGTTGACCGGGATCTGGAACGTGGCTTTGACCTGCAATACCGGTTCAACAATGAGGGACAGTATCTGCCCGCCATGGCCATCGGGCTGCGGGACTTCCTGACGCCCGGCCGGTTTCAGTCGGAATATCTGGTTGCATCCAAATCCGTGGGTGATGCCCTGATCGTCAGTGCTGGCCTGGGCTGGGGGCAACTCGCGACGGCAGATGGTTTCGACAGCCCGTTTGGCAGCCGGTCAGTGGCCGAACCAAGTGGGCAGCTGGGGCCAGATGCGTGGTTCCGGGGCGATGCGGCGCTGTTCGGCGGTTTTGAATACCAGATCAATGATCGCTGGGGCGTGAAGGCCGAATACAGCACCATCGCCTATCCAGAAGTCGGCAATGGCGTGGCGATACCTGTCGAGTCGCCCTATAACTACGGTCTGACCTACCGCCCGCGCGAGGGTGTCCAGCTTGGGCTGTCCTATCTTTATGGCACACAGGTGGGCATTTCGGGCAGTTTCGCCCTGAACCCCAATCGCCGCCCCGGAAGCAGCGGCACAGAACGTGCGCCCGCCCCGATCAAGGTGCGGAGCGCCGACGCGCGCGCGGCCCAAAGCTGGGATCGGGCCGCGGTTCCTGAAAATGCGATTGCCACGGCGCTATCCGCCTTGTTGAAGACCGAAGGCATCACGCTTTCCGGCGTCGATATTTCCGATACAACGGCCCGCATTCGCTATACCAACGGGCGCTACAGGTCAGAGGCGCAGGCCGCCGGGCGAGTGGCGCGCATGGCCACGCAGGTCGTCCCCGATTCCGTCAAGACATTCGTGCTGGAACCGCAGCGCCGGGGTATCCCGCTTTCGGCTATCCGGATTGCGCGCAGCGATCTTGAACAGCTGGAAAACCGGGCTGGCGGCACTGATGCCATCCTGTCCCGGGCGGAATTCGACGATGCAGGTCCCACCGCCGATTTGCGCATGGTTGATCGGGAGGGTAGCAGCTTTGCCTGGGGGCTTGGCCCCTATTTCCGCCTGAACCCGTTCAGTGGCAATGGATCCGTTGATCTAGATATCGGCCTGTCGCTGCGCGGTGTCTATACGATCCGGCCGAATATGGTGTTGTCTGGTGCTATCGAACAAAGCCTGCTTGAGCCCGAGGATGATCCGGCCGGCGTTGACGCAACACCCGATGTGCAAAACGTGCGGTCCGATGGCAGCCGCTACGGCAATGACGGGGTGCCCGTGCTGAGCAGCCTGACATTCAGCCATTTCGCACGGCCGGGCACCGACCTTTATAGCCGGGTCAGTGTCGGTTATCTGGAACGCTTTTTTGGCGGGGTCTCGGGCGAGCTTTTGTGGAAGCCGGTCAATAGCAGTCTGGGTCTGGGTGTGGAAATCAACCAGGTCGCGCAGCGCGACTCGGACATGCGGTTTGGGTTCGAGGAATATGACTATGACGTCACAACCGGCCATGTGTCGGCCTATTATGACTTTGGCAACGGGTATCATGCGCAGGTCGATGCGGGGCGCTATCTGGCCGGCGATTGGGGCGCGACGATCTCGGTTGATCGGGAGTTCGACAATGGGTGGGTGATCGGGGCCTATGTCACGCAAACCGATCTCGCCTACGAGGACTTTGGCAGCGGGTCCTACAACAAGGGTGTGCAGGTGACGGTCCCGCAGGACTTCTTTACCGGCTCGCCAACGCGGGGCAGCTATGCAAACACCTTCCGGACCCGGGCCGGCGACGGGGGCGCACGCCTTCAGGTTGATGGACGGCTGTATGACGTGGTGCGCGATGGGCATCTGGCAGACCTGTCAGATACATGGGGGCGGTTCTGGCGATGA
- a CDS encoding YjbF family lipoprotein has product MRRLKTASIGLVAAAVLGGCGPLNKGSTASQVADLIVDLTTGSTQTAPTAAPPLSPEEVRANPGKFMRVNIRNRNRWDTMIQAGENGTRTTWVDSENNSVTVDGGIVVASRGLMGDLIAADVAEVRAALRRGGGNALRRHDFLKDQDGISTELLQCRIVSQGSETIERLQTRRKTVKFEEKCAGDSLEFTNVYWLNDAGSVIRSLQAVSPDAGYLQIDVF; this is encoded by the coding sequence ATGCGAAGATTGAAAACAGCGTCTATCGGACTTGTGGCGGCTGCCGTTCTTGGCGGCTGTGGCCCGCTGAACAAGGGCAGCACCGCATCGCAGGTGGCCGATCTGATCGTTGACTTGACAACAGGCAGCACACAGACGGCGCCAACCGCTGCCCCACCTCTGTCGCCCGAAGAAGTCCGGGCCAATCCGGGCAAGTTCATGCGGGTGAATATCCGAAACCGCAATCGGTGGGATACGATGATCCAGGCCGGTGAAAACGGCACCCGGACGACCTGGGTCGATAGTGAAAACAACAGCGTCACTGTCGATGGTGGGATCGTTGTCGCCAGTCGTGGCCTGATGGGGGATTTGATTGCCGCAGATGTGGCTGAAGTGCGCGCAGCACTGCGCAGAGGCGGCGGAAACGCGCTGAGACGGCATGATTTCCTGAAAGATCAGGACGGAATTTCGACGGAACTGTTGCAGTGCCGCATCGTTTCGCAGGGGTCAGAAACCATCGAAAGGCTGCAAACACGCCGCAAAACCGTCAAATTCGAAGAGAAATGCGCAGGCGACTCGCTGGAATTTACCAACGTTTATTGGCTAAATGACGCAGGGTCCGTTATTCGCAGCCTTCAGGCGGTCTCGCCCGACGCTGGCTATCTGCAAATCGACGTTTTTTAA
- the holA gene encoding DNA polymerase III subunit delta, translating into MKLSGQAATAYCRKPDPNHTGLLIFGADPMRVAGKRQDAISALIGPAGEEEMRLTRINGADLRKDPALLDDAIKAQGFFPGHRVAFVEEATDGLGKLFDAALRDWKAGDAQIVVTAGQLTAKSALRKAFEAHPNAVAIGVYDDPPTVADMEQALAAAGLPAPDRDVGDALMALAGTLEPGDFRQTIEKLGLYKRGDDSPLTVADVTACAPQSAEVDVDDILDVVSQGQADQIGPVLRSLYAQGVTPVTLCIGAMRHFRRLHVVASDPGGPAAGVGRLRPPVFGPRRDKIARQAGNWGRDRLERALTALTDVDLQLRSASTAPQAALMERTLIRLAMIGRR; encoded by the coding sequence ATGAAGCTGTCCGGTCAGGCCGCTACTGCATATTGCCGCAAGCCGGACCCAAATCATACCGGTCTGCTGATCTTTGGCGCAGACCCGATGCGCGTGGCGGGCAAACGCCAGGACGCGATCAGCGCATTGATTGGCCCCGCGGGCGAGGAAGAAATGCGCCTGACCCGGATCAACGGCGCAGATTTGCGCAAGGATCCCGCATTGCTTGACGATGCGATCAAGGCACAGGGGTTCTTTCCCGGGCACCGCGTGGCCTTTGTCGAAGAAGCGACCGATGGGCTTGGCAAGCTGTTTGACGCCGCCTTGCGTGACTGGAAGGCAGGCGATGCGCAGATCGTTGTGACAGCGGGCCAATTGACCGCCAAATCAGCCCTGCGCAAGGCGTTCGAGGCCCATCCCAATGCCGTTGCCATCGGTGTCTATGATGATCCCCCGACGGTGGCCGACATGGAACAGGCGCTCGCGGCTGCCGGTCTGCCGGCGCCCGACCGGGATGTGGGCGACGCATTGATGGCACTTGCAGGCACGTTGGAACCGGGTGATTTCCGGCAGACCATCGAAAAGCTTGGCCTTTATAAGCGTGGCGATGACAGCCCGCTGACCGTGGCGGACGTCACCGCCTGCGCCCCGCAATCGGCAGAGGTGGATGTGGACGACATCCTTGATGTGGTCTCCCAGGGGCAGGCCGATCAGATCGGTCCGGTGCTGCGCAGCCTCTATGCCCAAGGGGTCACGCCGGTGACATTGTGCATTGGTGCCATGCGGCATTTTCGCAGATTACATGTTGTCGCATCTGACCCGGGTGGCCCGGCCGCCGGGGTCGGGCGGCTGCGCCCGCCGGTTTTTGGGCCGCGTCGCGACAAGATCGCCCGGCAAGCGGGCAATTGGGGGCGGGATCGGTTGGAACGGGCGCTCACGGCCCTGACGGATGTCGATTTGCAACTGCGATCTGCCAGCACTGCGCCGCAGGCCGCACTGATGGAACGGACGTTGATCAGATTGGCGATGATCGGGCGGCGCTAA
- the lptE gene encoding LPS assembly lipoprotein LptE, producing the protein MSSAVPRRLALLGLLSLAGCGFAPVYGDTSGLRGQVTIDSPESVAGFRLRDRLEQRLGVATQPRYALSVELGSTQRPAAITAEGDTVRFNVVGDADWVLRNGSDGQVIDRGTIQTFTSYAATGSTVATQAAATDAQARLSVALADAIVSRLLVLTADLDG; encoded by the coding sequence TTGTCTAGTGCGGTCCCCCGCCGTCTGGCCCTTTTGGGCCTGCTGAGCCTTGCGGGGTGCGGGTTTGCGCCGGTTTACGGCGATACAAGCGGACTGCGGGGCCAGGTCACTATCGACAGCCCCGAAAGCGTGGCAGGTTTCCGGCTGCGCGACCGGCTTGAACAACGGCTGGGCGTTGCGACCCAGCCGCGCTATGCCTTGTCGGTCGAACTTGGCAGCACGCAACGTCCGGCCGCGATCACTGCCGAAGGTGATACGGTCCGTTTTAACGTGGTGGGCGACGCCGATTGGGTCCTGCGCAATGGGTCCGATGGACAGGTCATTGACCGTGGCACAATCCAGACATTCACCAGCTATGCCGCCACCGGATCTACAGTGGCCACACAAGCCGCCGCGACGGATGCGCAGGCGCGCCTTTCCGTCGCGCTGGCGGATGCCATCGTCAGCCGACTGCTTGTCCTGACCGCGGATCTGGACGGATGA